The Prinia subflava isolate CZ2003 ecotype Zambia chromosome 6, Cam_Psub_1.2, whole genome shotgun sequence genome contains the following window.
CACAATTATAATAAAGACATGAGCTTTGTTGAGAAGTGACTATTTGGAGAGCCTGAAGGAATTGTCAGGTTCTACATCCACAGCTGAGGTGATTTTGGAGAAGTAACAATTCCCATAGGATTGGTCTAGGATTTCTAAAGTacataaaacaagaaaaagtttagtcttttaaatattttaacacttTAGGTTTGGTGTACTAGTTAAAAATGGGCAACAAAAATTACATCGGAACTTCAGTGTAAATGCTTTTTCTCCAAGTCTGGAATTTGATTGAATACAAATTAGTTCTTATTATCTTCCCATGATATTCTGGATATTCTGTGTTATATCAGTCCCATCAAGCAtctttgctcttgttttgcAAAGATCCAGTAAAGTTTCTGTGCCTATCACCCCTTCAAGTCACTTAAAATGAAACCTCTTGGATTCCTTTCATATTGGAAGTTAGAGACAAGCAGCTTCCACCTGTGTTGTGTTACACGAGGAGACTTTTTAGCATTAAAAAAGTGTTCTGACAAGGAAGTGCTGGTGTGGAATTTTCTCAATCAtttttgatttcagtttttttgattttcagtttcatttggTTGCAGATCTGTGTCCGGAGTGTGTTACTCACCCAGCATTTCCCTTTCTTGTGTTCCAGCCTTTAATCTGGACAATGAACAGCCAGATTATGACATGGACTCTGAGGATGAGACCCTACTGAACAGGCTGAACAGGAAGATGGAAATCAAACCCCTGCAGTTTGAAATAATGATTGACAGACTGGAAAAAGCCAGTTCTAGTCAGGTATGGTGTGAAGAAATCCCTGAGAGGTTTTGCTTTCCTGGGAGGTAGTTCTGGGTGGGTGCtcagttttatttcctgctaaCAGGAGAAGTGTTTGTGTgtctgcagctccacagaaatCACATTGCTGTCTGCTGTGTCACTATTGGTAACTTCAGATAAAACAGGTGGGGAAGGAGCTGTTGGGGTTGCAggaattgatttttatttttaattcctgaCCACAGTGTGTTAGAGACACACAGCTTGTGTTACCAGTGTTGAGTGGAATAAGCTTGTGATGATCAGGAGGTGTAGAAATGGCTATAAACACACAAGAATCCAAATTCTATTACACTTCCTTCTGCTGGACGTTGACTTTGGTTGGGTTTGGAGGGTTAGAAGCACAGACAGCGAATTCACCTTGTTCCAGTGTTAAATCAGATCCTGAGCTGTTCCAGGAGGGCACTGTCTGGAGAAATGTCTTACAGCCCAAAACATTTACTCCAAAACTACACCTGAGTTTGTGCAAGTTTGAAACAGGAGGAGTTATTTCCCAGTGAGATGAGGCTTTGTGGGAGTGAGAAATCCACTGTGGGATCCACGGCTCTGCCTCAGTTCCTAACCTGATTCAGTTCAGTGCTGTCTGCTGAAAGGccaaaatattgtatttttctgCACCTTAGAGCAGCTTCAGAAAGGCAGAGATTTCTTACTGTGCTAAGAAAATGGGAGTGAAGGGGGGAAAATAGGGAATACATTGGGTGATCCTTGTTGAACATGGACTTGGGTTTGTTGGAGCTTTGATAAAGACACCTCTGTTCTGGCTTTCAGTTCAGGCCGTTCCAGTGATCACATTTCATGATCAATATTGATCCTTCTGATGCTGGTTTCACCTTTCTTTGCTGGAGTGATGAAGTTAAATTCAAGATTTGAAGGtgcttttcaaaagcaaagcGTTACAAGAGTACAGGTCTTTCTCTGTAGAGACAAACAACTCTTGCAGGAGCCTGGGAAATGGCTGGTGCGGGTTGATTGCTGCCTCCCAATTCCCAGTTTACATGCCTTTTCCCTGGAATATTAAAGGGTGTTGCTGGGAATGccttccctgcccaggaggggctgcaggttTTCCCCCTGGGCATTCTGATTTCAGCAGGGAATACAAGGACTCTGCATCTGCAACCCAACACAAACAACAGGCTCAGCTTCACTTTCCCAGCTGTGCACCCAAGGCAGAGCTGATTTATTGTTGGTAAGAAATACGTTAATGGAGAACAGGGAGCAAAAGACAAACCTGAAATGATTGCTAAGcaatactttttcctttttttaaaaaacacttcagTGCTTTTCTAATTGTACCATAGACTGCAAAGGTTTCCTTCTGCTCTGGCTGGAATTAACACTTTGCAGAGTAGCCATGGTTACACTTAGGATTTCCTTAATTTTCCAAAatgtgttgtttcctttttttgcttctCCTAACATAGGGACAAGATTTAAGTTTGACACATTGCAAAAGTGTAAATTAGGTTGTTTGGttgatattttttcaaattatgGGGCAGATGAAGTGCTGCCTGACTTGTTTTTAAGATACTAGAgatagtattttctttttatgtaatGAATGGGTTGAAGATGATACGAGCCTGTTAAACTAACATACTATTTAGTGATACTTCTGCATTTATTTAGAGTCTGATTTCCATATAAAAAGCTGAacacagatttaatttttatctttaaatgaCCTGTGTAGAACTACCACCTACTGAAATAACTTAGCAAACAAGTGAACTCCAGGCTGGAATAAACAGGGATGGGCATTGTCCTGTTCTATCACAAAGGGGGAAAATCACAAAGGGGGAAAATCACAAAGGGTTCTATCATTTAGGGGGAAATAATTAAGAAGTAAATTCACTTCTAGGGGAATCAACATTTAACTGCAAAGAATTACACATTAATAAAGGTTAACCAATAagaaactttttcttctttaggaaaaaatagattaaaGTGATTCCCAAATCATGACCTGCAGACTGTAGTAAGTTCTTTCTATCCTGTGCTTGTAGTAGTTTCAAAGTGTTTTCAGATTTCATGAAAGGTTGATGGAGGTCTAGACCATTGGATTGATCTAGACCATTGGATGAAAGATGCTGCTGGTTCAGAAAACTTGGGCAGTCTAACTGGGAAGAACAACCGGTGATTTTAATTTCCCTGAATGTGTTTTCATGCCTTTCCCCTCTGCTGGAAACAATGAAGTTGCTGCAGAAGGTGCACTGTTGGTGTGATTGTGTGGTGGCTTTTCCAAAAGCGCCTTTTCCGTGTCCCCTGCAGCTGGTGACCCTGCAGGAGGCCAAGCTGCTGCTCAACGAGGACGATTACCTGATCAAGGCCGTCTACGACTACTGGGTGAGGAAGCGCAAGAACTGCCGGGGGCCCTCGCTCATCccccagatcaagcaggagaagAGGGACGGCTCCACCAACAACGACCCCTACGTGGCCTTCCGCAGGAGGACCGAGAAGATGCAGACCAGAAAGGTGACGGGCACACTCTGCCCTTGCAATTTGACATTTCTCCCTCATCAGGGATAATTTGGATCCCTGTCTGGCGTCTTGCAGGGGACATTTATCATCTGCCCATTTCCTGAGCTGAAACTCAGAGCAAGGcacacagcctctgctgggtACGAGGCTTCCCTTTCTGTGGGAAAAGGGCAAACAATTCCCTAGGTTTTGCATTTGGAGCATGGAATGATTTAAATCAGGAAATCTGCAATCAGCATTTTGCATCAACTTCGTACACGTGCACGGCTTTAGTGTGTGTGGAAGTCAAGGTTTTGTAGGAGCCAAGGCTTGAATTCCTTGTTCTGACAAACTTCCATTGGGTTGATCTGGAATCTGAACAAAACATGGGGGGAAATGGCTGAAAAACTCTTCTCATTTTACTCTTAAAAgtgattttgtttgctttttgtggCTTTGTTTGCCAAGTAGGATCTGCTTTAGGAAAAGCTGCTTTGGAGTGTCCTCATGAGCCTCGTTTGCAGCAGCATTATAGAactttatttttgcagtttgtgcctcatggcttttgcttttgaCTAAAAATTTGTTTCATCTCTCAACAGAACCGAAAGAATGATGAAGCATCTTATGAGAAGATGTTGAAATTAAGGAGGGAGTTTAGCAGAGCCATAACAATTTTGGAGATGAttaagaggagagagaaaacaaaacgGGAGCTGTTGCATTTAACGTTGGAAGTTGTGGAGAAAAGGTAAAACTCCAGATTataaaacccaaggttttaaatttttattaaatggcTTTGAAATTGTCCCTCATAATTTATAACAGCACCATAAATTTCAGGAACTGAAAGAGAAGGGTTTTGTGTAGACAATTGGAAGACactggtttgtgtttttcagaCATTTCCCAGTGGAAATGCAGCCCTGTAGTTTTAAtcctggtttttttcaggtaccatttgggtgattttggagGTGAAATCCTCAATGAAGTGAAGCTGAACAGACCTGAAaaagagctgggcacagctgcatCTCTCCACAATGGGAACCACCACAAAGTTCAAGAATGTAAAGTTAAGGTAAGACTTTTTCCCTGCCACGAGTCTCTTCTTCCTGGGATCATCATTCCTTTGGATAGACTTTGAATTCAGACCTGTCTCTGAAGAAATAACCTGAAATATTAGGAGTTAAATGCTTGGGGGTGAGGCTGAGAGCTGAAGACCTCTGGAAATTTGTATTTAGCACCTGCGACACCTAGTGGTCCCAGAATTCCATCCAGACCCCGGGATGCCTGGTTCTCCAGGAATTCTGGCATTCCTTGTGTTTCTCCTCTGGTTCCCAAGCGCTGGAGTTCGTTTCAGTCATGCTGTATTGAAGAGTGTTAATTCAGGGTGTATTTAAACACCTTTTTAAACTGCACTGGTGCTTCTCCTTCAAATGAAGAATTTTGCAAGCGAAATAATCTTTTCAGATGGGAGCTTTGAAGTTTAATAACATCTGTGTTCAAGTGGACACTTCAATATCAATGGAATTGCTCACTGCAGAGGGTTTATGTGAGAAAAATCTTAAATAGCCAACCTGAATACCAACACATCTGCTAAAAAGTGTCAGCTCTGtgagaaacaggaaacaaaTTAAATTGTTTCTTTTGAACTTGTCCAagcagttcagaaaattgaaaGTGCCGGGGAAAAATGAGATCTCAGAAAATAATTGCAAGAGGAATTTCAATGACAATGTTCTGAGTGTAGTGCAGAGTGAGGAGCCTCTCAGGCAGGCACATGGCTCAGGGGCCCTCTGATTATTAATAAATACCTGTAAAAACAATCAGGAAAAATGCTAAGTTTTAATACGTTCAGTAAATTGTGCGTGATGTGTCTGAAACTTCTGCAGAGCCTTTGGAAGACAAGCAGTCCTGCCATGAGGCAGTGAAGTTTTGTCATGCTTTGGTTTTTAGagctgtgtgtttgtttttcccgAGCAGCACCCTCACCACTCCTCTCTGAAGGAGGACGTGTCCGACGTTGTCCGGCAGAAGAAGAAATACCTGAAGAAGCCCAAGCTGGAGTGTGTGGTGACCCCTCAGCCCCTGGCCGAGCCCTTGCCCGTGCTCAGCAAGAGTGATATCAAGCAGTACGACTTCCACAGCTCCGATGAGGATGAGTTCCCCCAGGTAACACCAAAACCCCAGTGTGCacgaggcagcagctccagttagctggagctgggccagtcTGGCTTGTCCCAGTGCTTGTGTAAACTGAGTTTCCTTCCAAGCTGTGCTTTGCTATATAAACATGGCAGTTCACCTTATATAAACACAAATGTCAGTAATAAATACAATTACACAGATGTGGCAGTTGGGAGAACGATGCTGTTTTCTGCTCTAGGTACCCTCACCAGtctcagaagcagaagaagagaaTGATCCTGATGGACCTTGTGCTTtcaggaggagagcaggatgCCAGTATTATGCTGTAAGTACATGCAGTGTTATGCTGTGCTGTTAGGTTTAGTGATGGTTTCATTAAATTTAGCTTGGCATAGTGCTGATATTGGAGTTCTGTCCCCAGTGaccagcagagctttgctgctgtggTGAGTCTGAAGACAATTGCAGGAACATCCCCTTTCTGCTTGGCTCTGAAGGGTCCAGCCTGAACTTCCCACTTAGAATTcatcctcctttcttttttcccttagcCTGTGAGTTCATTCCTTTGCCAGGAGATGTTGAGATGACTggaaacttttattttcattttctccaacTTTTCCATTGCTGTTAGAAGCAGAGTATTTAACAGCCTCAGTGTCAGAGTTTATTTTTGAACTGCTGAAGCTCTGACTGATTAACATAAAGCACATGTTCTGTCCTGGAGCCTGTGTGTGATAACCAATCTTATCAAAGCACCTTTGGAGTGTAaaattgccttttctttcttcacagcCTCGTTTGGACCAAACGAATTCTTCGTATGAAAGCCCCGAACTGGCAGAGTTGGACAAACTGAGGTTCAGGCATTGCCTTACAACCCTCACAATCCCAAGGAGGTGTATAGGATTTGCGAGGAGGAGGATTGGCAGGGGTGGAAGGTACAGTTGGGTTGTTTGGAATTCTTCATTCCCCTTCAAAGGATGAAAGTGTTAAAAAGAAATGATGAACCTAAtggttttcctcctcctctttaaTCAGGGTTATCATGGACCGAATATCCACAGAACATGATCCTGTCCTGAGGCAGATTGACCCGGAAATGCTCAACAGTTTTTCAAGCTCTTCCCAGACTTTAGacttttcttctaatttttcaCGGACCAATGCTTCCAATAAACCTTGTGAAAACAGACTGTCCCTTCCTGAAATCCTAAGCAATATCAGATCATGTCGACTGCAGTGTTTCCAGCCCAGGCTACTCAATCTCCAGGACAGTGATAGTGAAGAATGTACCTCAAGGAAAGCAGGGCAGACTGTGAATAATAAAAGAGTCTCTGCAGCATCTGTAGCTTTATTGAACACCAGCAAGAATGGCATATCAGGTAGGCATGGATTTGGCTTCTTCTGggatttaaaaatactgaattttggGAGCTTTCTTTGTGAGATCTTCAACTCTGGTGTGGACCCAACCACAGCTACAACCTGACTATTTTATATTTCCTAAAGCATACAGAAACTTCCCACAAACACTTCTTCCTCCTGCTTTGCTTCCATTGGAATTGAAGTGCTGGATTCAGACATTATTCAAAGTAGGGATTCTGCTCCTATGAAGAATTATTTAGGTCTAATTGAGTCTTAATGGCACTAATTGGTCTAAGCTTGTTTAAGGGTAGAAGAATGCTCGTGATGAATGCAAAACAAATGTGGTGGTTTCTTGGGGAGGGTGGATGTGGCTCATTTTTGTTATtgtcagttttcatttttggcTCAGACAGATGCAGGAAGTTCCTAAGTGCCCTGAGCAGGCATGAAAAGGTCTGAAAATGGTAAAAATGTCAACAGTGGAAGGATCCAGTgatgaaaaattgttttaagcTTAAATTGAGCAGTGTTTGCATCGCTTGCTTCATGAGCTCGAGTTGCAATGGCTCAAGTTTTAACACTGTCACTTCTTTATAATCATAAGGGAGTTACAATGATACAGTTCtccaaaaatctgaaaaatctGAGATCCAGCAAATGAGATCTCCTACAGCAGCAAGAACCTGAGATATCCCCACTGCATCCTGTATTGTAAACCAGGATAATGAGAGAATAGAACAGACTGACCCTGAATCCCAtcatttctgtgcctgtgcaATGTTCCATCTCTCTCAAAGCTCCAGGAATGGGTATTTATTCTCCAGTAATGTATCTCCAGAATTCCTGGGCACTGTTAAATTATTCTGACAGAGGCACAGAGGATTTATTCCAGCCCAGCTTCTCAGTGTGGTCAGTGTCACCTTTAGGTTGTTCTCTGCCATGAATAGATTGGCACAGgagcattttcctgctgcatgAAAAACACAGATATAATGTATTgcatattttatataattatcTTTTGAAAGAGAAGGCCTGAGGAATCCCAGCTGGGGCAGAAAGGGGCAGTTCAGTGTGATGGGATTATTGATAAACACCAAGAGCTGGTAAAGAAATAgctgaaaaatgaatgaaaccAAATCTGATGGAGAGAAGCCACTTTTTGGAGGAATAGTAATAAACTCGTGGTATAATTTTAGAAATCATCTGAGgaatacatttaaattaaatggaaatcCCTCAGTAGTTGAAGTACATTATGCATGGAATTTATGGCTGGGGAGGACCTTTTTTGTCACAGATTTAAATTACAAACCAGATCTGCAGTTCTGGAACAAGATCAGACACAATAGAGTACAGAATTCCTCCCCAAATAACTGAACCAGCAAGAGGCACTGCTGTTGGATTTTCTCACAAGTAAATGGGAATAAATTCTAAAAGGGCTGGTCAGAGCCTGGTTGTGCATTAAATGAGCACAGCCACTGTCACTGCCTTTACTGAAGTCATTCTCTTTGGGAAGTAATTGTTGAAATCTGTTAATTTTACAGCTGATTTGCTATTCCTTCCAGAGGAAATGGTGGCAGTACTCAAACtgattgcttttatttttattactgttttattttagaacTGGGGAGTTGCTTTGATTTTTGGTGCacaagaatatttaaaattaccACTGTGTTGTATTTTTCCCTGTATTAGTAAAGCAACCCTGGTAATTCCTCAAATGCATTGTACagatagaattttttttaaattttaaaagtctgtgaCAAGACTTTTCTTCAGAATACCCAATGAGTGCCTGAATCAAGAACCACTTTCTGGAGCTAAATTATTCTCTTGCTCATGTTGTAAGCACTGCAAATGGGAAAAGCCTGTCCCTAGAGAGGGGACAACTGCACATGATGCTGTTCCCAGCCGAGGAGTTTTGTTTGTGGAACAAACCTCTACTTTTTAGaggtattttttccccagcctcAAATACCACACAGGAATAATTCAAGCAATGCCACTTGTGGGGCAGCCTGCAAACTGATCTTTGGTTAAAGCCTTCAAGTCCTGAGAGAAGTGACACAATCCAAACCTTGCAAGCAGAGAGGAGCCTGGAAGGGAAAGCTGAAGGGACTTTTTCCCCTGTTGTGGTGCAGTTTTTCAGCCCAGTCAGGctctgataaaattaaaaaaaaaaataaataaataaataaaataaataaataaataaataaataaaaaaaataaaataaaataaaataaaatcccccATAAGCTGCAGAGCTCTTAACCCTGATCTCAGAGGCTGCCTTGGGACGGGGTCAAAGTTTGCTCTTGTTTTTCTCCAGGACCCTCCAGGTGTTTGATTTGGCAGAAGCAAATGATATTTAACGTGCTAATGAACATCTGCTGGTTTATAACAAGGTGAACAGCCTGGCCACTGGATAAATACCTGAAATTCAGGCACATGCAGAGTAAGGGAGTGCTCAATCCTGGAGTACCTCCCCTGTATCCTCTAACAGAGCATTCCATGACTTTGTGCTTTGTGACAAACTGAGAAGGAGAGGAGATTGAGGACATGGAATCTCACCTTGTTCTTAAGCAGCTTTCTGTAAAACAAACCACATTTTCTGGGATTTGTTACCTCAgaacttaaaaatagaaatatatgtAATATTCCATAAGGCTGTTCTTGGCCCCGGTGCCTTCAGCAATGCCGTGTGTTTTGTGAGGGAATGGAGCAGGTTGAGCTGATTTAACTTGGAATTAAATTCGAGGTAAGAATCTGCAAGAGGAACTAAGTAAAGCtaaatgcaaaataaacttAGGTTGGAATTTACAATATTGCTGGAGTTTaagagaagtaatttttaagtAATTGGACTTTTAAGTGCTCTCTTTACATGGTTGAGACGTGCTTTAATACTATAGCAGTAAAGAGGAAGTTTCAGTTCTAATTTCTAAGCAGTCCtaattctgatattttttcccagtggaaTTTCAGGATAACCCTGAGTTCTAAAACTGATAAATGGAAGAACCAAACCCTGCAAGATGGATAACTCTGTGTTTTACTGTTAGCTCAGAGTCCCTGGGTAGGAGGATATTCCTGAGAACCCAGGTGCTAGAGGTGCAGCTCAGCTTCAGTCCTGGAAAAACAGACTGGAGGATAAAGTGTTGAAATGTGTTCATGGGAATCCTTGAAAAGGGAATTCTCTCTTTACTTGCTCAGAACTCAGTTCTTGGGTTAACTGCACACAGCTCAGGTTTTGGCATGAACCCCATCAGTATTTTCAGTTTACCAAGTGTGCAGATTCTTCAGGGGGAGAATGTTCAAACCAGCTTTTCTAACTTCATTCCCTTCATGTGTTGGGCCTGTGAAATTACCAGGGTGGCATTAACCTGGTTCTcaaaaataaacttattttgGCACCCCTAAACTCTTAGTGCATTTAAAACAATAATTGGCAGAGAAAATCTCCCATGCCAGCCGTGTGCTTCCCTCAGAGTCCATTCTGCCCTTGGGAAAGGGGCAGCAAGGGGCTGTAGGAAGGGAAATGGTCCAGGAATATTCTCCAGTGAAGACAGCCCAGGGCACTTTGTCCTCAGCTCTGAGTTTTAGGCTGTGCTTCTTCCCTGAAAGCCAGCAAAATCATTTCTCATAAGCTTTTGCCTAAAGCTATTGGAGATAAAACCACCAAAGATAGAAAGTGCTTAAAAGCAAGGAAAGCTCTGAATTCTTTCGTTACAAATTGATTCCATGAAAGaccacaacaaacaaaacacagcttgACCTCTCCTTTACCTAATCTGTGAAGATTTTGGGTGCATCTGACATGATTTCTGTCACCTTCAGCCACCTGTTACCCCCTGAGCTGCGCTCCTGCGTGTCCACGCGAGTGTTTTGTGTAACCGGGGCTCCTTTCTCTCCCGTAGTCACCGGGGGGATCACAGAGGAGCAGTTCCAGACACACCAACAGCAGTTAGTGCAgatgcagaggcagcagctggcccagctgcagcagaagcagcagtctCAGCATTCCTCCCAGCAGACACATCCAAAAGCACAGGTACTGTCCTCACCCTTCCTTCTGTTCACAGTGCTGCTCGTCCCTGCCGACCAATGGACGCCCCAGCAAATGTGGGACAATTCAAACCTTGAGGCAATTCAAACCTTTgctctgggttttttaataagTTGGCTGCATTTTACAAGTGCAGTAAGACACTCTGTGCCTGGATGTGTTACCTGCATCCACAGAGTTGTCAGTAGAGAAATACCAGTGTGTGCTCTCAGCTCTTCCTGTTTGCACTGGTTTTGTCCTGCTGTCTGTGAGTGCTCTGAAGAGACTTCAGGAATTAAAATTACCTTCTGAGGTGATGTGTTCTGTTATGAACAGATGTTCAGTGAGCACTAGAAATTGGTACCTCcgagaggaagaggagagctTTGCATATCTGGATATTCTGGCTTCTAAAAGaatcccatttttcctctgGCATCCCTTGCAAGGGAAAAGTGTTTTTCCATTGCacttagttttcttttttcccaataaaatataaaagctgtTGCTGTTGTCTATTACTAGGAAAATATATATTCCTTTGAGCATTTTATATCTAATTGCTTGTGCTGATTGTCCCTTCCCCACAGTGTTTTCTACTCCAATTAATCAGGGATTCTGTGTTGGCAGATACTGATGACATTTTTTGTAAGTGTAAAGACACGATGCCAGactatttaaacaaaacaaatgaattttGGATCTTTAAAATACTCCAAGCTTCTGTGCAAAGTCATTTTCTTAGTTAATATAAATTGAAGTTGCAGAATTGATGTTCTTTCCAGTAAGAGCAGTGAGTCATTCCAGTAGAAACTGGAGTAACAGAGCGGGATTCCAGAATGTGCTGGGCAGTTGTTCTGTGGCACAAGTCACAGAACGGAGGTACCACAAAGACTCAGAGCATTTCCTGCCTGGAGACAGAGCAGAGAAGGTTTCAGACACAGTTGTTCTCTTGGAGGAACGTCCCCAAATGTAGGGAATCCTGTGtggtgtgggttggaagggacctggaAGCCTGTCCCGTTCttccagggacaccttctgccatcccaggctgctccaagccccgtccagccaaggacactgccaggggtccaggggcagccacagctgctctgggaattccagcccagccaggaatcccttcccagtctcccacccagccctgccctctggcactgggagccattccctgtgtcctgtccctccctgccttgtccccagtccctctgcagctctcctggagccccttcaggccctggcaaggctctgagctctccctggagccttctcctctccaggctaaacacacAGCAAAAGTTACTTGTTTTGCTGAGAGCTGGCCTGGCTGCATTGGGCAGCACTGGTCTAATCCTCATTTGGACACTAATTTCCAACTTTTCCTCACTCTGTTGACACAGAAATATTCAATGTTGTGATGCATTAGGTCACGTGTAGAAGCcgtatttatttatttgctttacttGTGCACTGAAGCAATCCTAAGGCACATTTCACTTTGTGCTTGGGTGATTGAGAGgcagcttctcctcttcctgcagggctccagcaccTCTGACTGCATGTCCAAAACCCTGGATTCAGCCAGTGCCCActttgctgcctctgcagtggtCAATGCGCCGGGCCCCGGGCGCAGCGAGGGAGCCAAGGAGCAGAACACCAGCCACAACAATCTCAACGGGGTTGTCCAGCCTTCAGGTGAGGAGAGCTTGGAAAGTCTGCTCTGGAACCAGCTGAGAGTGTCAGCTGCTCCCAGTTATCAACTGATCTTCTTGATctctaaaatattaataaacaacgacaaaaaattcaaatctcctgttacattcccctgtgggagtggttctcccccctcagggacccctagagcttgtaccatgtagtctgacccttccttccctttctgaccccattggctgtgtgccaacTTGCCCCACCCTCAGAAGTCCTGAGAAAAGCCCCTGTTCCCTGTGCACGCCCTCTTTCCCctggacaccacctggaataaacatcttactgcagctaagggtgagagcctcttctgagtcc
Protein-coding sequences here:
- the EPC2 gene encoding enhancer of polycomb homolog 2, whose amino-acid sequence is MSKLSFRARALDAAKPLPIYRGKDMPDLNDCVSINRAVPQMPTGMEKEEESEHHLQRAISAQQVFREKKESMVIPVPEAESNVNYYNRLYKGEFKQPKQFIHIQPFNLDNEQPDYDMDSEDETLLNRLNRKMEIKPLQFEIMIDRLEKASSSQLVTLQEAKLLLNEDDYLIKAVYDYWVRKRKNCRGPSLIPQIKQEKRDGSTNNDPYVAFRRRTEKMQTRKNRKNDEASYEKMLKLRREFSRAITILEMIKRREKTKRELLHLTLEVVEKRYHLGDFGGEILNEVKLNRPEKELGTAASLHNGNHHKVQECKVKHPHHSSLKEDVSDVVRQKKKYLKKPKLECVVTPQPLAEPLPVLSKSDIKQYDFHSSDEDEFPQVPSPVSEAEEENDPDGPCAFRRRAGCQYYAPRLDQTNSSYESPELAELDKLRFRHCLTTLTIPRRCIGFARRRIGRGGRVIMDRISTEHDPVLRQIDPEMLNSFSSSSQTLDFSSNFSRTNASNKPCENRLSLPEILSNIRSCRLQCFQPRLLNLQDSDSEECTSRKAGQTVNNKRVSAASVALLNTSKNGISVTGGITEEQFQTHQQQLVQMQRQQLAQLQQKQQSQHSSQQTHPKAQGSSTSDCMSKTLDSASAHFAASAVVNAPGPGRSEGAKEQNTSHNNLNGVVQPSGTSRTLYSTNMALSSSPGISTVQLVRTVGHSTTNHLIPALCTSSPQPLPMNNSCLPSAVHLNNVSVVSPVNVHINTRTSAPSPTALKLATVAASMDRVPKVTPSSAISSIARENHEPERLGLNGLAETTVAMEVT